GTACTGCTGCCCGATGTTCAGGCGCTTGGAGGCCTCCACGGCCGCGCCCCCCAGGCTCACGTTCAGTATCTTGACGCCGGAGGCCAGAAGCACGCTGCCCCGCATCCCCTCGACCCGAAACCTTCTGTGCCGGCGGCTCTCGTCCATGAGCGAAACCCTTCCATATTAGCACCGAAGCCCCGCGAATCGCAATGATAAATCACGTTTTTCCTCGAGGCGCTCCGGCCTCTGTGATATACTTGTGAGGGCGATTTTCAGGACACCGCGCCCCCCGGAGGACGGATGCCCAAGACGGCCTCGATCATCATCATCGGAAACGAGATACTCTCCGGACGGATTGAGGACGCCAACTCCTCCTTCCTTGCCCGGGAGCTCCGCAAGCTCGGGGTCAAGCTCAGGCGCATCGCGGTCATCCCCGACGAGGTGGAGGCCATCGCCGGGGAGGTCTCCCGCTGCGCGGCCTCCACGGACTTCGTCTTCACCGCCGGGGGGGTGGGCCCCACCCACGACGACGTCACCATGGAGGGCGTGGCCCGGGGGCTGGGGATGCGCACGGTGCTGAACCCCCGCCTGGCCGAGATCCTCCGCACGGAATGCGGCCCCGAGGCCGCCCAAGCCTCCATGCGGATGGCGGAGCTTCCCGAGGAGGCCGAGGTCCTGCAGATGGAGGGCCTGCGCTTTCCTCCCGTGGTGGTCAGAAACGTCTACATCTTCCCCGGCATCCCGGAGTACCTGAGGGCCAAGTTCGAGGCCATCAAGGACCGCTTCCGCGCCGCGCCCTTCCTGATGAAAAAGATCTACGTCGCCGGGGAGGAGTGCTTCGTGGCCGAGCACCTGCACCGGGTGGTCGACGAGTTCCCCCGGGTCCTGGTGGGCTCCTACCCCGCGGTGAACGTCCCCGGCTACAAGGTCGTGGTCACCCTGGAGGCCCTGGACCCCGAGGCCCTCGAGCGCGCCGAGGCCCGCCTCCTCGCCCTCATACCGGAAGAGCTGGTGGTCAAAACCGAGTAGGGGCGGCCACGGCGCCAGGCGTATTCGAGATATTATGATAATCAAACACCGGGGTATAGAGCCCAAAATAGACCCTTCCTCCTACATTGCCCCAACCGCCACCGTCATTGGCAACGTTACCATCGGTGCCGGGACAAAAGTTATGTTCGGCGCGGTCATTAATTCCGAGGGTTCCAAGGTGACCATTGGAGAAGGCACGGTAGTTTCTGAAAATGTCGTCATACGAGCGACGGCGCATGGGGATAAAGAGCATCCCGTGGCTATTGGCGAGAATGTGTTCATCGGTCCGCACGCGACAATCCTCGGCGGCGTGCTGAAGCCTTGTTGTTATATCGCCACGGGCGCGACTGTTTTACATGGAGCCAAGGTTTCCTCCGGCTCGGTGGTTGCCGTCGGAGGCCTGGTTCATGCCGATGCGGTGGTCCCAAAAGATTTCTTCGTGCCGCCTTACGCGATAGCCATAGGCGACCCCGTTCGACTTTACGGCTCAGATGACAAAGAGGAGATCATAAAGGCGATAATGGGCATAGGATTTTCCAAGGTCGCTTTCGATATTGATGCTTCAGGAAAAACGAGGGCAGAGATTCATAAAGAAGCGGCAAGAATCAGGGCGGATGAATATGAGGCTCATTTCTCAGATCAAATAATATCGAAAGATGAGAAAACGCAATCAGGATGATAATATCTGTCATTCCTGCTCATCCTCCGGTGTCAGCCCTCCGGGGCAGAGCCTCCCGACCCCCCTCTAGCATCCAACTCCTTTCCCCGTCCGCCTCCCAACGGAAGCCCTTGATTTCCCTGGAAAATCAGTGGGAAAGCTTCCTCCTGAAGGACACAGCCTGCCATCGCAGCCTAATTGTATAGAATAGAAATTGAAATACACGTTGACGGGATCTCTTGCCAGGTCATTGGCGTTTTTTAAATTACAAACGGGAATTTCTGCTGTTCTGTGACTGGCATTACATATTTGCAGTTGTGCAAGGGCCTACTATGAGTAGGCAGGCGAGGAGGCCGGATTAATTAGAACAGGACGTGACGAATGAAAAAAGTAGGATTGATAGTTTTCTTCGCATTAGTAACATACGCATGTTCGGTAAGTTCAATTTATCATGATGAGGATAAGGCTATAATTGTCGCCAATTCGTTTCTAAAGGCTTTAATCAACGAAGATTACGATAAAGCTTATAGTACATTCCTTTCTGATCGGCTCAAGGAGAATGTGAAATTGGAACGCTTTAAGTCCGATTTGAAGGACAGCCAAAAAATTCGTGGTCATCTGAAAAAGGCAGTATTCGACTCATATCAGCCCGTTCCGGGACAAAGAGCTATTCAATTATACTACAACGTAACCCATGATAAAATTGGCGCTGTTCCATATCACCTTGTACTGGAAGGTGATGGTAAGGCTGGATATACAATCATTGTCTTAGACATCGGAAATCAGATGCAATATCCGCCGAATATAAAGTTCATCGGGGTTAAGAAGATAAAAAAGGATAGAGATATCGAGGTTGGATCTGAATAATTCATCCACTTTTGGCTAAACACCAGTCAGATAGTTGCGTTCGACCCGCCATGTTTTTACGCAAATCCTCACCGTCCACAATTTCTCATATAACGAGCGATTTAAGCTCCTCCTGAGGCTCACACACTAGAAGATGGCATATTTATGAAAAT
This window of the Nitrospirota bacterium genome carries:
- a CDS encoding gamma carbonic anhydrase family protein — encoded protein: MIIKHRGIEPKIDPSSYIAPTATVIGNVTIGAGTKVMFGAVINSEGSKVTIGEGTVVSENVVIRATAHGDKEHPVAIGENVFIGPHATILGGVLKPCCYIATGATVLHGAKVSSGSVVAVGGLVHADAVVPKDFFVPPYAIAIGDPVRLYGSDDKEEIIKAIMGIGFSKVAFDIDASGKTRAEIHKEAARIRADEYEAHFSDQIISKDEKTQSG
- a CDS encoding molybdopterin-binding protein; protein product: MPKTASIIIIGNEILSGRIEDANSSFLARELRKLGVKLRRIAVIPDEVEAIAGEVSRCAASTDFVFTAGGVGPTHDDVTMEGVARGLGMRTVLNPRLAEILRTECGPEAAQASMRMAELPEEAEVLQMEGLRFPPVVVRNVYIFPGIPEYLRAKFEAIKDRFRAAPFLMKKIYVAGEECFVAEHLHRVVDEFPRVLVGSYPAVNVPGYKVVVTLEALDPEALERAEARLLALIPEELVVKTE